The genomic stretch TCACCTATTAACTGAATTAGGTGAAGTTGTTAATAAATATGATCCATACCTTGATTTTTCAGACTCATTGTCAGTATTACATTTTTCCTTAATTGATAAGGGGAATATTAACGATCGGCTCTTTGTATGGTATGGTTTTTTCAATACATTCTCCCGATCATCTTTTACTAAAGAAGAAGTCATTCATGAATTGAGTATTTGGGCGGCCCGTGAAGGTGAACAAACTTCAGAAAATTCTCTAAAAAGGGATATAGATTGTATGATAAGATTATATATTGAAGTTCAGCAGTTTAAAGATCCTGAAGATGTTACACAAAGCCCATTTGGAAAACTAAAGTTAGTATCTGTATCCGAGGAAAGTTCGAGCATATTTATAAAGAATAATCAAAGTTATAAAAATATAGGAGTCACTGCATTGATGTATGTTTTATTAAAATACGGTGAACGAAATGAAACAGACAATGTATCTGTGGAGGAAATTGAAAGTAAACCCAGTTTATGGGGTAATATATTTCACCTACAAAGATCAGAGATAATCAATGCACTTGAAGAGCTTTCAGAGCATTTATATTATCCAATTATATTTCAAAGAACTAATAGATTAAATACTATACTATTACCTCAAATATCTCCTATCGAATATCTTAGAGATGAGTATG from Paenibacillus sp. FSL H8-0548 encodes the following:
- a CDS encoding DUF4007 family protein; amino-acid sequence: MKYGQHETFHLRLNWLRKGIKMIQSNPRFFFEKDAAEIIGLGKNMVQSLRFWLTATNIAMELKNEENKSIHLLTELGEVVNKYDPYLDFSDSLSVLHFSLIDKGNINDRLFVWYGFFNTFSRSSFTKEEVIHELSIWAAREGEQTSENSLKRDIDCMIRLYIEVQQFKDPEDVTQSPFGKLKLVSVSEESSSIFIKNNQSYKNIGVTALMYVLLKYGERNETDNVSVEEIESKPSLWGNIFHLQRSEIINALEELSEHLYYPIIFQRTNRLNTILLPQISPIEYLRDEYGRKNGEIIHD